The sequence TGCGAGGCCTGGCCGTTCCCGAAGAACCAGAGGCCGAGGCCGAAGAGCGCGGCGAGGACGATCCAGACGATCGTCCAGGTGCCCGCTTCCTTGATGGACACGTCGTGCGGTTTGCGGCCGATGAAGAAATCGGCGCCGATCAGAAGGGAGAGACCGAGAATGGTCGCAGCCCAAAGGGCCCAGGAAACTTCCATGTTGTGAACACGCCTCCGGCGGATGGCTCAGCACTTCGTCAGCGTCATCGCTGCCGGAGGTCTCTTCCACCCAGGAGGCCTGGAGGCCGTGGGCCGGCGCCCCGGGACCGACTTCGCTCGTTCGGCCGAAGTGGTCCGTATTGACGGGTACGCCGTAGCAGGAAAGCAGGAATACTCCCCTCCGCACACACGAGCATACCCGTCAGAGACGGTTTAGGTAAAGAGAGTCCCAAAGAATGGTCACGGGCGGGTAGTGCGCCGGGCCTCCGCCACCCGGTCCAGTGCCTGGTCGAGGACCCTGCTGCCCTGCGGGGGCAGGTCCGGTTCGAAGGTCCAGGCGTGATGGACCCAGGGGTCGGCGAGGTGGCTGTCCGGCACCGGCGAGAGCCGCATCAGGGAGCGCCACAGCGGGTCGAGCAGCGGACCGTAGGCCGAGGCCTCGTCGCGGTCCGCGACCATCAGCAGGTGCACGCCGACCGCCGCGCCCTCGTCGGCGAGGTAGCGCAGCTGGGTGACGGCGCGGTCGTCGAAGCCGTGCGGGAAGTCGTGCACGATCAGCAGCTGGTCGGCCGTGTCCACGTCCGGCGGCAGGTCCTCGGGGGCGCCGGCGCGCAGCGCCATCTGTACGAGGTCCACCCGCCGGGTCAGCCCCGCCAGGGTCTGGGTGACCCCCTGGGCCCCGGCGGCGGGCGGCCCGGCCAGCACCCCGGAGCGCACCAGCGGCGCCAGGGAGGCGGATCCGGCTCCGGCCGCGTCGATGACGTGGACGGAGAACCGGTCGGCGGGATGGACCGCGAGCAGCCGGACCGCCAGGGCGACGGCCATGTCCATGGCGGCCCGGCGCAGCCGGTCGGTGTCCATGGTCATCGCGGCCTCGGAGCCGGTACGGCCGTTGTCGATCCAGAGCCCGCGCTCCAGCGGGAGCCTGCTCAGCATGGGGATGCGCAGGTCGGGCCGCTCGGGCAGGTGCAGGTCGCCCAGGCGCAGGGCCAGCGGGCTCTCCTCGGGCGTGCGGTGACCGTGCCAGACCGGGTTGTCCCAGCGGGCGTACGCGGCCGGCAGCGCGGGCTCGACGACCTCCGACTCGGCGATCAGCTGGGCCAGGTCCCGGTCGAGGACGGCCTGGGCCTGGGCGACGAGCTCCTCGCGGCGGGCCCGCGCGGTGTCGCGTGCCGCGTTCCCGGAGCCGCCGAGGCGGTGGCGCGGGTCGGACAGGGCCTCGTCGAGCTCGCGGTCCATGCGGGAGTCGGCGAACTCGACGGCGCTGCGATAGGCGGCGACCGTGCGGGCCAGGTCCTCGAACATCCCCCAGACCTGGTTGTAGAGCCGCTCGTCCATGGACCAGCCGCTCGCGTCCCCGGCGACGGGACGCGGGGCCTGGCCCGGTTCCTGCGGGGCGGCGGGCCGCGGCGCGGGCTCGGGCGGCTCGTTGCTGGTTGCGCGGCGCCGCGGGTGGGCGTAGCTGATGGTGGGCGGGGCGGTCGGGGTGTCACCGGGCCCGGGCGTACCGGCGTACGGGTGCCCGGAGACGGGCACCGGGTCCGGCGGTTCGGGGGTGGGCGCGGGAGCCTGCGCCGGGGTCTGCGGGGCGCGGAGGTCGCCGACGAGGGTCGGCATGGTCGCGAGGGTGGCGTCGGCCCCGGCGGTACGGGGAATCGTGCCCAGCGCGGCGGCGGCCAGCTCCGCGGCCGCGAGCGCGGGCAGCCCGCCGTCGGTGAGCAGGGCGCCGAGGCCCTCGGCGTAGCCCTGGCCCACGGCGCGGACCTTCCAGGCGCCCTGGCGCCGGTACAGCTCCAGGGCGACGACGGCCGTCTCGGCGTCGAGCCCCGTCAGGGTGTATCCGGCGAGCTCGGCGCCCTCCGGGTCGGCCACGGCCACGTAGGAGGCCGGTACCGCGCCGAAGCGGACCGGGCCGCCGGGCGGCAGGACGAGCAGGACGCCGAGCCGGTGGACGTCCGCCGCGACCTCGTCGAGGTCGACGGCGAAGGTGTGCCGGTCGGCGAGCTCCCCCGGCGACTCGACGCCGGGAAGGGAGCGGGCGCCCGGGTGGGCCAGGATCCCGTTGCCGGAGAACCGGCCCTGTTCGTCGGCGAGCGAGGCCAGGGCGAGCACGGGTGTGCCCGCCGAGACCCTGATCTCCACCCGGCTCCGGGACACGGGGTGGTTCTGCCCCCGGACCAGTTCGGCCGTCATCGTGCAGCCCCTCCCCCGTGCCTTCTTCTCTTGTCCGGTACTGCTTACAGGTGCGGCAGGATCGCCGGCATGAGGTCCTGGAAGGTGCGGCCGTTGGCCGGGTTCCCGAGGGCCGTCATCTGCCAGCCGGCGCCCACGCGGGACACCTTGGCCATGATCTGCGCGGTGTACTGACCGCCGCCGTCGAGGGTGTAGCGGGCCAGCTCCTGGCCGTTGGTCTCGTCGACGATGCGGCAGAACGCGTTCTGGACTTCCTGGAACGTCTGGCCGGTGAAGGAGTTCACCGTGAAGACGATCTGGTCGATGTGCACCGGCACGCGCTGGAGGTCCACGAGGATCGCCTCGTCGTCCCCGCCCTGGCCGACGCCGCCGACGAGGTTGTCACCGGTGTGGCGCACCGAGCCGTCGTCGCTCTGCAGGTGGCGGAAGAAGACCACGTCCACGGGCTGCTTGTCGGCGAAGAGCACCGCCGAGGCGTCGAGGTCGATCTCCCGGGTGCGCGAGCCGAACAGCCCGCGGCGCTTCGCCGCCTGCCAGCCGAGGCCCATGCGGACCGCGGTCAGCGTGCCTCCGTCCGCCTTCTGCAGACTGATGGCCTGACCCTTGGTCATGTTGACCGTCACGTACTGTCCCCTCTCCCTTGCCCGCCCCATGACGAGCGTGCAGCGTGTACCTGCGGCTGAGACCCAACCCTACTGACCGGCCTCCGGTCAGGCGAGGCCCGCTTCCTTCATCTGACGCAACTCCTTCTTCAGCTCGCCCACCTCGTCCCGGAGCCGGGCCGCGACCTCGAACTGGAGCTCGGCGGCCGCCCCGCGCATGCGCTCGGTCATCTGCTCGATGAGCGCGGCCAGTTCGGCCGCGGGCCGGTCGGTGAGCACCTCGGCGCCCGCCGCCCCCTTCGCGCCCTTTCCGCCCGTCTTGGCCGCGGCGGCCCGGCCACCGAGCGCAGGCACCGGGGCCTTGGCGCCCTTGCCGTCCTTCGCCTGCCGGTATCCGGTGCCGAGGAGCTCCTCGGTGTCCAGTTCCTCACGGGCGATGGTGGCGACGATGTCGTTGATCTTCTTGCGCAGCGGCTGCGGGTCGATCCCGTTGGCCGTGTTGTAGGCGATCTGCTTCTCGCGGCGCCGGTTGGTCTCGTCGATGGCCTTCTCCATCGCCGGGGTCATCTTGTCCGCGTACATGTGGACCTGGCCCGACACGTTGCGCGCGGCCCGGCCGATGGTCTGGATCAGGGAGGTCCCGGAGCGCAGGAAGCCCTCCTTGTCGGCGTCGAGGATCGCCACCAAGGACACCTCGGGCAGGTCGAGGCCCTCACGGAGCAGGTTGATGCCGACCAGGACGTCGTACTCGCCGGCCCGCAGCTCGCGCAGCAGCTCGATGCGGCGCAGGGTGTCGACGTCGCTGTGCAGGTACCGCACCTGGATGCCGAGCTCCAGGAAGTAGTCCGTGAGGTCCTCGGACATCTTCTTGGTGAGGGTGGTGACGAGGATCCGCTCGTCCTTCTCGACGCGCTGCCGGATCTCGTGGACCAGGTCGTCGATCTGCCCCTCGGTGGGCTTGACCACGACCTCGGGGTCGATGAGGCCGGTGGGGCGGATGATCTGCTCGACGAAGCCGTCGCCGCGCGAGAGCTCGTACTTTCCGGGGGTCGCCGACAGGTAGACGGTCTGCCCGATGCGCTCCTGGAACTCCTCCCACTTCAGCGGCCGGTTGTCCAGGGCGGACGGCAGTCGGAACCCGTGGTCGACGAGGGTGCGCTTGCGGGAGGCGTCGCCCTCGTACATGGCGCCGATCTGCGGCACGGTGACGTGCGACTCGTCGATGACCAGGAGGAAGTCCTCCGGGAAGTAGTCGATGAGCGTGTTGGGCGCGGAGCCGCGCTCGCGGTCGTCCATGTGCAGCGAGTAGTTCTCGATGCCGGAGCAGGACCCGATCTGGCGCATCATCTCCAGGTCGTAGGTGGTGCGCATGCGCAGCCGCTGCGCCTCCAGCATCTTGCCCTGCTTCTCCAGCTCGGCGAGGCGCTCGGTCAGCTCGGCTTCGATGCCGCGGACCGCCTTCTCCATGCGTTCGGGGCCGGCGACGTAGTGGCTGGCGGGGAAGACGTACAGCTCGCGGTCCTCGCTGATGACCTCGCCGGTCAGCGGGTGCAGCGTGGAGAGGGCCTCGATCTCGTCGCCGAACATTTCGATCCGGACGGCCAGTTCCTCGTAGACCGGGAAGATCTCGATCGTGTCGCCGCGCACCCGGAAGGTGCCACGGGTGAAGGCGACGTCGTTGCGGGTGTACTGGATGTCCACGAAGCGGCGCAGCAGCTGGTCCCGGTCGGTCTCCTCCCCCACCTTGAGGGAGACCATCCGGTCGACGTACTCCTGCGGGGTACCGAGGCCGTAGATGCAGGACACGGAGGCGACGACGATCACGTCGCGCCGCGTCAGCAGCGAGTTCGTGGCGGAGTGGCGCAGCCGCTCCACCTCCTCGTTGATCGAGGAGTCCTTCTCGATGTACGTGTCCGACTGCGGAACGTAGGCCTCGGGCTGGTAGTAGTCGTAGTACGAGACGAAGTACTCGACGGCGTTGTTCGGCAGCAGCTCGCGGAACTCGTTCGCCAGCTGGGCGGCGAGCGTCTTGTTCGGCGCCATGACCAAGGTGGGGCGCTGGAGCTTCTCGATCATCCAGGCCGTGGTCGCCGACTTGCCGGTGCCGGTCGCACCCAGCAGGACGACATCCTTCTCACCTGCACGGATGCGCTTCTCCAGCTCGGCGATGGCCGCCGGCTGGTCGCCGCTGGGCTGGTAGGGGCTGACGACCTCGAAAGGCGCCACCGTGCGTTCGATCTTCGATACGGGCCGCATGGGTCAACCGTACGACCCCCCACTGACACTCACGCGCCCCCACGGGCCGGCGGCGGGCTCCGGCCGCTCCCGGGCGCTCGGGCCGCTGTCATTCGTTCTGGTCCGTTTGTCGTAGTTCGGTGGCGGCTCAGTGATCTTCAACCCCATGATCGCGGTGAAGTGCATCGCCACAACGTCTGCCGCTCCGCACCCGTCTGACGCAGGAACAGGGCTCACGACCCGAGGAGAACGCACATGTACGTCCGACCCGCCGCAGCGGCCGCCGCCGCATTCCTGGGCTTCACTCTCACCCTGCTGGGCGGGACGGCCTCGTACGCCGCCACCGGTCCCGGATCCGCGACCGGCACGGGAACCGGTACCGGCACGGGAACCGGCCCCGGCGCCGGCCGGGCCGCGCTGGGGGGCCCTGTCGTGTACGCCCACCGGGGGGCCTCCGCGTACGCCCCGGAGAACACCCTGGACGCGATCGACCTGGCGATGCAGATGGGCTTCGCCTGGGTCGAGAACGACGTGCAGCGCACCAAGGACGGCGTGCTGGTGGTGATCCACGACGACACCCTGGCCCGGACCACGGACGTCGAGCAGCGGTTCCCGAACCGGTCGCCGTGGAAGGTCCAGGACTTCACGGCGGCCGAGATCGCGCAGCTGGACGCGGGCAGCTGGTTCGGCGACGAGTACGCGGGCGCTTCCGTACCGACCCTGCGGGAGTACCTCGACCGGGTACAGCGCAACCAGCAGCGGCTGCTGCTGGAGATCAAGAAGCCGGAGCTCTACCCCGGCATCGAGGAGCAGACCCTGAAGGTGTTGGACGAGGCCGGCTGGCTCGACCCGCGCCACGTCGCCCAGCGCCTGGTGGTGCAGAGCTTCAGCGCCGACTCCGTGCGCATCGTGCACCAGCTGCGCCCGGACCTGGTGACGGCCTTCCTGGGCACCCCCACCGTGGCGGACCTGCCGCGCTACGCGGAGTTCACCGACCGCATCAACCCGTGGCACACGACGATCTCGGCCGACTGGGTCTCGGCCGTGCACGGCCTGCGCGGCGCGCACGGCAAGGCGATGGAGGTGGACACCTGGATCGTGGACGACGCGGCCACCGCCCGGAAGGTGCAGGACATGGGGGTGGACGGGATCATCACCAACGCCCCGGACGTGGTCCAGGACGCGGTCGGCGGCTTCTGAACCCCGGGCCGGTCCGGGCGGACACGTGGCGGACGTGTGGCGAACAGGCCAGGTGGGCGATCCGGCCGACATCCACAACCGTGACCGCCGTGTCGGTCGGTGGTCGTACGGTGGACGCGTGGACAGCACCGAGCGGCCCCGCGGGCCGCACCTCGAATGGACCGTCGTCGCCGGCGACGGTGTCCTCGGCGGGCCTTTGCTCCTGGCCGCGACCCCGGAAGGTCTGGTCCGGATCGAGTTCCATGCCGAGCCGGACCGGGTCGACAGGATGATCGGCCCGCTCGTCTCCCGGCTCGGCGCCGACGCCTGGCGTCCCGCGCCGGGCGAGGAAGTACTGCTGGCCGAGCCGATACGCCAGCTCACCGCGTACTTCGGGGGGTCGCTGCGCCGCTTCGAGCTGCCGCTGGACTGGCGGCTGAGCTCCGGCTTCAACCGGCAGGTGCTCCTGGAGCTGGACCGCTCCGTGCCCTACGGATCGGTCGTCGGCTACGGGGAGCTGGCCGCCCGCGCCGGACAGCCGGGCGCCGCCCAGGCCGTGGGCAACGCCATGGGATCGAATCCGCTGCCGCTGGTGGTGGCCTGCCACCGGGTCGTGGAGAACGACGGGGGCATCGGGGGATTCGGCGGCGGGGTGGAGACGAAGCGACAGCTGCTCGCGCTGGAGGGCGTGCTCCCGCAGCCGCTGTTCTGAGCCGTCGCCCTGAGCCGTGGCCCTGACCTGCGCTCTTCCGGCCCGGCTCCGGGCCGGTTCCGAACCGGCTCCGGCCCGGTTCCGTCGCGCGGTAAGGGCTGGCACACTGCGGCGGTGA comes from Streptomyces virginiae and encodes:
- the uvrB gene encoding excinuclease ABC subunit UvrB; translation: MRPVSKIERTVAPFEVVSPYQPSGDQPAAIAELEKRIRAGEKDVVLLGATGTGKSATTAWMIEKLQRPTLVMAPNKTLAAQLANEFRELLPNNAVEYFVSYYDYYQPEAYVPQSDTYIEKDSSINEEVERLRHSATNSLLTRRDVIVVASVSCIYGLGTPQEYVDRMVSLKVGEETDRDQLLRRFVDIQYTRNDVAFTRGTFRVRGDTIEIFPVYEELAVRIEMFGDEIEALSTLHPLTGEVISEDRELYVFPASHYVAGPERMEKAVRGIEAELTERLAELEKQGKMLEAQRLRMRTTYDLEMMRQIGSCSGIENYSLHMDDRERGSAPNTLIDYFPEDFLLVIDESHVTVPQIGAMYEGDASRKRTLVDHGFRLPSALDNRPLKWEEFQERIGQTVYLSATPGKYELSRGDGFVEQIIRPTGLIDPEVVVKPTEGQIDDLVHEIRQRVEKDERILVTTLTKKMSEDLTDYFLELGIQVRYLHSDVDTLRRIELLRELRAGEYDVLVGINLLREGLDLPEVSLVAILDADKEGFLRSGTSLIQTIGRAARNVSGQVHMYADKMTPAMEKAIDETNRRREKQIAYNTANGIDPQPLRKKINDIVATIAREELDTEELLGTGYRQAKDGKGAKAPVPALGGRAAAAKTGGKGAKGAAGAEVLTDRPAAELAALIEQMTERMRGAAAELQFEVAARLRDEVGELKKELRQMKEAGLA
- a CDS encoding glycerophosphodiester phosphodiesterase produces the protein MYVRPAAAAAAAFLGFTLTLLGGTASYAATGPGSATGTGTGTGTGTGPGAGRAALGGPVVYAHRGASAYAPENTLDAIDLAMQMGFAWVENDVQRTKDGVLVVIHDDTLARTTDVEQRFPNRSPWKVQDFTAAEIAQLDAGSWFGDEYAGASVPTLREYLDRVQRNQQRLLLEIKKPELYPGIEEQTLKVLDEAGWLDPRHVAQRLVVQSFSADSVRIVHQLRPDLVTAFLGTPTVADLPRYAEFTDRINPWHTTISADWVSAVHGLRGAHGKAMEVDTWIVDDAATARKVQDMGVDGIITNAPDVVQDAVGGF
- a CDS encoding TerD family protein, with translation MTVNMTKGQAISLQKADGGTLTAVRMGLGWQAAKRRGLFGSRTREIDLDASAVLFADKQPVDVVFFRHLQSDDGSVRHTGDNLVGGVGQGGDDEAILVDLQRVPVHIDQIVFTVNSFTGQTFQEVQNAFCRIVDETNGQELARYTLDGGGQYTAQIMAKVSRVGAGWQMTALGNPANGRTFQDLMPAILPHL
- a CDS encoding methylated-DNA--[protein]-cysteine S-methyltransferase — its product is MDSTERPRGPHLEWTVVAGDGVLGGPLLLAATPEGLVRIEFHAEPDRVDRMIGPLVSRLGADAWRPAPGEEVLLAEPIRQLTAYFGGSLRRFELPLDWRLSSGFNRQVLLELDRSVPYGSVVGYGELAARAGQPGAAQAVGNAMGSNPLPLVVACHRVVENDGGIGGFGGGVETKRQLLALEGVLPQPLF
- a CDS encoding TerD family protein, producing the protein MTAELVRGQNHPVSRSRVEIRVSAGTPVLALASLADEQGRFSGNGILAHPGARSLPGVESPGELADRHTFAVDLDEVAADVHRLGVLLVLPPGGPVRFGAVPASYVAVADPEGAELAGYTLTGLDAETAVVALELYRRQGAWKVRAVGQGYAEGLGALLTDGGLPALAAAELAAAALGTIPRTAGADATLATMPTLVGDLRAPQTPAQAPAPTPEPPDPVPVSGHPYAGTPGPGDTPTAPPTISYAHPRRRATSNEPPEPAPRPAAPQEPGQAPRPVAGDASGWSMDERLYNQVWGMFEDLARTVAAYRSAVEFADSRMDRELDEALSDPRHRLGGSGNAARDTARARREELVAQAQAVLDRDLAQLIAESEVVEPALPAAYARWDNPVWHGHRTPEESPLALRLGDLHLPERPDLRIPMLSRLPLERGLWIDNGRTGSEAAMTMDTDRLRRAAMDMAVALAVRLLAVHPADRFSVHVIDAAGAGSASLAPLVRSGVLAGPPAAGAQGVTQTLAGLTRRVDLVQMALRAGAPEDLPPDVDTADQLLIVHDFPHGFDDRAVTQLRYLADEGAAVGVHLLMVADRDEASAYGPLLDPLWRSLMRLSPVPDSHLADPWVHHAWTFEPDLPPQGSRVLDQALDRVAEARRTTRP